Proteins encoded within one genomic window of Macrobrachium nipponense isolate FS-2020 chromosome 9, ASM1510439v2, whole genome shotgun sequence:
- the LOC135218242 gene encoding uncharacterized histidine-rich protein DDB_G0274557-like: protein MKFLVIVLVAASACAAAIEKRDAEPDHGYRNYYPYYSRPYGYNHYHHKRSAEPEPEAGYYHAYHSYPHHHGKRSADPYAYAEPYPYPYPYAEPSNNYDFYGYPGPYYSYPSYYSG, encoded by the exons ATGAAGTTCCTG GTAATTGTGCTGGTGGCGGCTTCTGCTTGCGCTGCTgcaattgaaaagcgagatgcaGAGCCAGACCATGGGTATCGCAACTACTACCCTTACTACTCAAGACCCTATGGTTACAATCACTACCATCACAAGAGATCTGCCGAGCCAGAACCAGAGGCTGGATACTACCATGCCTACCATTCTTATCCTCACCATCACGGAAAGAGGTCTGCCGATCCTTACGCCTATGCTGAGCCTTACCCTTATCCTTACCCTTACGCAGAACCTTCCAATAACTATGACTTCTATGGCTATCCTGGCCCATACTATAGCTACCCTTCCTATTACTCAGGTTAA
- the LOC135218113 gene encoding uncharacterized protein LOC135218113, with translation MKFLVIVLVAASACAAAIEKRDAEPDHGYRNYYPYYPRPYGYNHYPHKRSAEPEPEAEASPSYGYYPVYHSYPHHHGKRSADPYAYAEPYPYPYPYAEPSNNYGYYGYPGPYYGTLSGSSIDLSYPQQEKRTTTKWYVGLLPEHSLTSGHGEHPRATMKFLVIVLLAAFACAAAIEKRDAEPDHGYHNHYPYYPRPYGYNHYPHKRSAEPEPEAEASPSNGYYPVYHSYPHHHGKRSAYPYAYAEPYPYPYPYAEPSNNYGYYGYPGPYYG, from the exons GTAATTGTGCTGGTGGCGGCTTCTGCTTGCGCTGCTgcaattgaaaagcgagatgcaGAGCCAGACCATGGGTATCGCAACTACTACCCTTACTACCCAAGACCCTATGGTTACAATCACTACCCTCACAAGAGATCTGCCGAGCCAGAACCAGAGGCTGAGGCTTCCCCCTCCTATGGATACTACCCTGTCTACCATTCTTATCCTCACCATCACGGAAAGAGGTCTGCCGATCCTTACGCTTATGCTGAGCCTTACCCTTATCCTTACCCCTATGCAGAACCTTCTAATAACTATGGCTACTATGGCTATCCTGGCCCATACTACGGT accttatcaggctcttctatagacctttcctacccccagcaagaaaaaagaacaacaacaaagtggtatgtaggcttactcccaga ACACTCACTCACAAGTGGCCACGGTGAACACCCACGAGCAACGATGAAGTTCCTG GTAATTGTGCTGCTGGCGGCTTTTGCTTGCGCTGCTgcaattgaaaagcgagatgcaGAGCCAGACCATGGGTATCACAACCACTATCCCTACTACCCAAGACCCTATGGTTACAATCACTACCCTCACAAGAGATCTGCCGAGCCAGAACCAGAGGCTGAGGCTTCCCCCTCCAATGGATACTACCCTGTCTACCATTCTTATCCTCACCATCACGGAAAGAGGTCTGCCTATCCTTACGCTTATGCTGAGCCTTACCCTTATCCTTACCCTTACGCAGAACCTTCCAATAACTATGGGTACTATGGCTATCCTGGCCCATACTACGGTTAA
- the LOC135218630 gene encoding uncharacterized histidine-rich protein DDB_G0274557-like: MKFLVIVLLAASACAAAVEKRDAEPDHGYRNYYPYYPRPYGYNHYHHKRSAEPEPEAGYYPVYHSYPHHHGKRSADPYAYAEPYPYPYPYAEPSNNYGYYGYPGPYYSYPSYYSG, from the exons ATGAAGTTCCTG GTAATTGTGCTGCTGGCGGCTTCTGCTTGCGCTGCTGCAGTTGAAAAGCGAGATGCAGAGCCAGACCATGGGTATCGCAACTACTACCCTTACTACCCAAGACCCTATGGTTACAATCACTACCATCACAAGAGATCTGCCGAGCCAGAACCAGAGGCTGGATACTACCCTGTCTACCATTCTTATCCTCACCATCACGGAAAGAGGTCTGCCGATCCTTACGCTTATGCTGAGCCTTACCCTTATCCTTACCCTTACGCAGAACCTTCCAATAACTATGGCTACTATGGCTATCCTGGCCCATACTACAGCTACCCTTCCTATTACTCAGGTTAA